The Aedes aegypti strain LVP_AGWG chromosome 3, AaegL5.0 Primary Assembly, whole genome shotgun sequence genome contains a region encoding:
- the LOC5578440 gene encoding uncharacterized protein LOC5578440, translating into MPRINYTRTDRIAQMSKQEQLIAQKRQQILEKQRTLQMAKQIAAEATKNSTGENEEEPEKAGALKIPFSNDGSFLENFKKLSEKLAKTTEETAKRPAEEEAESNIEKKARTEEPVLVAIPPPPPPPAPPTPPVSVAIPNALPMEISYATYYAMAQAPTIMPLLQPTPMPPPIPEVCLIETVQALPMMPAPSAAEEAEVQVQAPPENVPDVGANCKVFSENDILPTTVEELVELVADIGDVYEEKLSSRKNELHPSLWFLFDKQSEAYRNYRHMIVARLFKTAGIEHALPAAQSFKTDKTEPSMDDSKYDPADVLDDTQVDEDPHAFGVHPQREDVPIQMQPNYYGDERHFYDDKSTTETDSDTEYVREARKRNLKNLKHKTMNAGNMREDSTSDSDDQFNESSDGKQEVMSDKSSGNSGGRTARQKHRKKSRWGDQIEGAEEPSNASECKDSSAITISELSSNAYSGQIQQQNSRSNPGFLQFVFQSFDTVEVSPESWKRAEEHFRIRLLYEDMSSKIQAHERFASNRLMSGNNDLREDFEEDKRLNANKMEAVLLWINEITKFYERSGSPRLEDFLLRDEFENLMNKFQRTNDCMPSFEEYKKFKLEQAKIVSTNSRGEYSSSDPDLRGKTVSRHEVNRQAVVQDDTDKNTRRRKSRWGDQVGSSTTTQHSPAVANSSSATMPSVPQTPGPSKPSTAPSKLTNVQRTDPALLAYVRQNFGSTNLSEEDWKKAEDHYKINLLYQDMLRKRQEIDRLAASGKFKYEYDSDEDTIGGTWEHKLRSQEMEATQLWANELTKKSEGKHHIGDFLPPEELRKFMEKYEAQKNSRQPNLSDYKEYKLKEDNVGFQMLQKLGWKDGQGLGADGSGIVEPINKASQRDSNQGLGTISADNPEVDDNEYDAYRKRMMLAYRFRPNPLNNPRRAYY; encoded by the exons ATGCCTCGTATAAACTACACTAGAACGGATCGGATAGCGCAAATGTCCAAGCAAGAGCAGCTTATCGCTCAGAAACGGcagcaaattttggaaaaacagCGAACATTGCAGATGGCCAAACAGATTGCAGCCGAAGCGACAAAAAATAGCACCGG CGAAAATGAGGAGGAGCCGGAAAAAGCGGGCGCACTCAAGATACCCTTCAGCAATGATGGTTCATTTTTGGAGAACTTCAAAAAACTTAGCGAAAAATTAGCCAAAACTACCGAAGAGACAGCTAAACGTCCAGCGGAAGAAGAGGCGGAATCGAACAT CGAGAAAAAAGCtagaaccgaagaaccagtTCTTGTAGCTATTCCTCCGCCACCGCCACCTCCTGCACCGCCAACTCCTCCGGTTTCGGTGGCCATACCAAATGCATTGCCTATGGAAATCTCGTATGCCACTTACTATGCCATGGCCCAGGCTCCAACAATTATGCCATTACTCCAACCGACTCCGATGCCTCCGCCCATACCGGAAGTTTGCCTCATAGAAACTGTCCAAGCATTGCCGATGATGCCGGCCCCCAGTGCGGCTGAAGAGGCGGAAGTACAGGTACAGGCGCCACCTGAAAACGTACCGGATGTTGGGGCCAACTGCAAAG TATTTTCAGAGAATGATATATTACCAACAACAGTTGAAGAGTTAGTTGAATTGGTTGCCGATATCGGTGATGTTTATGAAGAAAAATTAAGTTCACGTAAAAATGAGTTGCATCCATCGCTTTG GTTCTTATTTGACAAACAGTCAGAGGCTTACAGAAACTATCGACACATGATTGTCGCAAGGCTTTTTAAGACGGCCGGCATCGAGCATGCCCTACCAGCTGCCCAATCTTTTAAAACTGATAAAACAGAACCTTCCATGGACGATTCCAAATATGATCCGGCAGATGTACTCGACGACACTCAAGTTGATGAGGATCCTCATGCATTCGGGGTTCATCCTCAGCGCGAAGATGTTCCAATCCAAATGCAGCCTAATTACTATGGCGATGAACGACACTTCTACGACGATAAGTCCACGACGGAAACGGATTCCGATACTGAATATGTTCGTGAAGCTCGcaagagaaatttgaaaaacctcAAGCACAAAACTATGAATGCAGGAAATATGCGTGAAGATAGTACAAGTGATTCCGATGATCAGTTCAATGAATCGTCTGACGGAAAGCAAGAGGTGATGAGCGACAAATCTTCTGGAAATAGTGGAGGCAGGACCGCTCGTCAGAAACACCGTAAAAAGTCACGATGGGGAGACCAAATAGAAGGAGCTGAAGAACCCAGTAATGCTAGTGAATGCAAAGATAGCAGTGCGATCACAATTTCCGAACTCTCCTCTAACGCTTATAGTGGACAAATCCAGCAGCAGAATTCTAGATCCAATCCtggatttttgcaatttgtttTCCAAAGTTTTGATACCGTTGAAGTAAGTCCAGAAAGTTGGAAAAGAGCAGAGGAGCATTTCAGAATTCGTTTGCTTTACGAAGATATGTCCAGTAAGATTCAGGCACATGAGAGATTTGCAAGCAATAGATTGATGAGTGGGAACAACGATTTGCGAGAAGACTTCGAAGAAGATAAGCGACTTAATGCGAATAAAATGGAGGCTGTGTTGTTGTGGATTAATGAAATAACTAAGTTCTATGAGCGTTCAGGTTCGCCTAGATTGGAAGACTTTTTGCTACGAGATGAGTTCGAAAACCTGATGAACAAGTTCCAACGAACGAATGATTGCATGCCAAGTTTTGAGGaatacaaaaaatttaaacttgAGCAAGCAAAAATTGTTTCTACTAATTCCAGAGGTGAGTACAGTTCATCGGATCCTGATCTGAGAGGTAAAACTGTTTCTCGCCATGAAGTCAATCGACAAGCCGTTGTTCAAGATGATACTGATAAGAACACGCGACGTCGTAAAAGTCGTTGGGGCGATCAGGTTGGGTCTTCGACGACAACACAACATTCACCAGCTGTTGCCAATTCGAGCAGTGCAACTATGCCCTCTGTTCCCCAAACGCCTGGTCCGTCTAAACCAAGCACTGCTCCCTCCAAATTGACTAACGTACAGCGTACCGATCCCGCTCTGTTGGCTTATGTGCGACAGAATTTTGGTAGCACCAATCTTTCGGAAGAGGATTGGAAAAAGGCAGAAGATCACTACAAGATTAATCTGCTCTACCAAGATATGCTCAGGAAAAGGCAAGAAATCGACAGATTAGCTGCGAGTGGTAAATTCAAATACGAGTATGATTCTGATGAAGATACAATCGGAGGTACATGGGAGCATAAGTTGCGTTCACAAGAAATGGAAGCTACCCAACTATGGGCAAATGAGTTGACTAAAAAGTCAGAGGGGAAGCATCATATTGGCGACTTTTTGCCCCCGGAAGAATTACgtaaattcatggaaaaatacgAAGCACAAAAGAATAGTCGTCAACCTAATCTGAGCGATTATAAAGAATACAAGTTAAAGGAGGATAACGTTGGATTTCAAATGTTGCAAAAGCTGGGATGGAAGGACGGACAAGGCTTGGGTGCTGATGGAAGCGGAATAGTCGAGCCAATTAACAA AGCATCGCAACGTGATAGTAATCAAGGGTTAGGTACAATTTCTGCCGATAATCCGGAAGTGGATGATAATGAATACGATGCTTATCGTAAACGCATGATGCTGGCATACCGTTTTCGACCAAATCCATTG AACAATCCCCGCAGAGCATATTATTAA